A single window of Eucalyptus grandis isolate ANBG69807.140 chromosome 1, ASM1654582v1, whole genome shotgun sequence DNA harbors:
- the LOC104441231 gene encoding protein LIGHT-DEPENDENT SHORT HYPOCOTYLS 5: protein MSAAIAAAAAGALSSQCNYIGTTSAPDAARSHLHQSFMYQPPVFLPPALSRYESQKRRDWSAFLQYLRDHKPPLVLSRCSGAHVLEFLRHLDQFGKTKVHAEGCPLFGCPQPSPACPCPLRQAWGSLDALVGRLRAAFEETGGDPETNPFGTRAVRLYLREVRDAQAKARGIVYEKKKRRKQYEEPRSEAITFRH, encoded by the coding sequence ATGTCAGCCGCCATAGCCGCTGCAGCAGCCGGGGCGTTGAGCAGCCAGTGCAACTACATCGGCACGACCTCCGCCCCGGACGCCGCAAGATCCCATCTCCACCAGTCGTTTATGTATCAGCCGCCGGTGTTTCTGCCGCCCGCCCTGAGCCGCTACGAGTCGCAGAAGCGGCGCGACTGGAGCGCGTTCCTGCAGTACCTGCGCGACCACAAGCCGCCGCTGGTTCTGTCGCGGTGCAGCGGCGCGCACGTGCTCGAGTTCCTCAGGCACCTCGACCAGTTCGGGAAGACCAAGGTCCACGCCGAGGGCTGCCCCTTGTTCGGGTGCCCGCAGCCGTCACCGGCGTGCCCGTGCCCGCTGCGGCAGGCCTGGGGCAGCCTCGACGCGCTCGTGGGGCGGCTTAGGGCCGCCTTCGAGGAGACCGGCGGGGACCCGGAGACGAACCCGTTCGGCACGCGGGCCGTGAGGCTGTACCTGAGGGAGGTGAGGGATGCGCAGGCCAAGGCCAGGGGGATCGTTTacgagaagaagaagcggaGGAAGCAATACGAGGAGCCGAGGTCGGAGGCAATAACGTTTCGGCACTGA